The window TTTTGAGCATGACTCCTTTATAGAGGTGGAAAATCCTCATTGCAGTAAATCTTAGTTTGGTTACAGGCTGTGGCTCTACACTGACAGCCATCCTTGTATCTCTGCCTGCTTTCATGTCCTGCCTGCAAAACACTAGTTTCAATGATAATCATCTGTCTATATGCAAGTGGATGGTCCAGGGATAACGTATGAGAAAACCCTAAAGGAGGTATTATTAAGCCAAACCTAAAAGGCCTGAATCCCTTGATCGGATGCATCTGAACATTTGGGAGATCATCTCATAAGATAAAACTACAAAGACATCCGTCTGAGGCATTTCCACTCACTCTGACTTTTGGTTTGTCTACTTATGACAACAAGCAGTCATGAGAAAGTGAAAAATTGGACGCTCCTCAAAAAATGGTCCCGTCTCATTTAGTTGTCTCAAGATTGTAAGCAGCTCCCCACCACCtgttgtttttcataatttgatTAAGATGTAATCCAAGTAACTCAAATGTTTCCTCCATCTCTCACAGACGGGaggttttaaatgaataaactgTTCCTGCCTATGAATTTGAAGGCTTGTGCCTATTGGCTCATGAAGGCACAACCATGCAGAGGCCTCATTCAGCCTGATAACTCTTTGACCTCTCCTGGCTAGTTCccatttatttatacatgtttttgGTTTGATACCAGCAAAACAATCAGAACGGGTCGAGGTAGGTTTCTATCCTGGGCATTTCTAACAGAACCAAGACTgattccacacacacacacaaacacaaacacacacacacacacacacacacacacacacacacatatgctgATGCATTGAGCTTTTCGTCCACTCTGACTGACACTGATATCTCTGTTTAACCCTAAGGACAGTGGAGTTTGGACATTTTCCAAAAGTGACAGGTAAACACACACTTTGACCTCCACTTGGTAAAACTCACTCGGACACACGAGCCTCATCGGACCCTTGAAGAATCCTGGAGCGATCCCAGGTAGGAGCAGAAACAGTTAAGGTTTTAGTTACTGAGACGGTTTTAGGAAGAGTGAATTATACTCTCTGGCCAGCAGCCAcgtcagggggggggggagtctgCTCCAGTTATTTGTGCAAGCCAAAAATCACGTGAAACTGTAGCTAGTTGGTTAATGAACAAATTGTGTGCACCACATGGTAAGTAAGGATGTTccagattattattaattagcTAGGAGGTCATCTGAAGCTACATTGCACTGTTACTAATGGTATATAGCCGTGTCAGCTAGCTCTGGTGGTAAGGTTGAGTTCACAGAAGGTTTATGAATCCTCTGAGAAGCTCAGCTTTGAGGATAGAGCCAGCTCTCCACAGTAAGTAGGTcagtaaatatttagtttgcctGCATATAAAATGAATTCTGCCCTATTATGAGTTTCTGCATTATGTAAAATCCACTGGAAATTCATATTGCCCTGCTGCAGGGCAGAGTTAATGAATCCAAATAGGAGTGATAATCAGTAACAGTATTAACACAGTCATGATGACTGGATAATCAGTGCGCCCACTCCCGCAGGAGTTTAGAAGAGCCCTTCGGACAATCGTTCATCACCTCTCCATCCTCCATCGGGTTCTCGGAGCTGAAACATGAGCACCTTTGTGACTCTCTCATCAGGGCAGAGGATGCCTATGGTTGGACTCGGCACGTGGAAGAGCGCTCCAGGTCAGGTAGCATGATGAATACTCACACAGATTGAATACATGAAGCCAAAAGATGGTTTTGGTTGTTGTGTAAGTGTGAGGTGTAACCATGCTTTCAGGTGAAGCAGGCAGTGCTGGCAGCTTTAGACTGTGGTTACAGACATATTGACTGTGCAGCTGCGTATGGCAACGAACAGGAGGTCGGAGAGGCTCTGGCTCTTTGGGTCGGTCCAGGAAAGGTGAGGAGCTTCAATCGTTCTTCCTTTTGTTTCAGTTTGAACAGTTTTTCATTGGCCTTGTTGTTCAATGTCAATTTATTCAGCTACTTTAGAGCTGAATCAGCTGTCTAGTTGGGAGAGGGTTGacctttttatcttttacaaaacacttttaagaCCTTGCATCTCAGTGTAAAAGGTTTCCTTGGCTCAGCTTGAACTTTGATTATACAAAGCAGCACATAAAAATGACGGGGATTTTATGGACCACTTTGTTGTTCTGTTCCAGAGTCttgaaggtgtttttttttttttcattgttttgaaGGAAAAATAGTTTTGACATCTAAATTGCTGGTACCAGAACTTGTGTGATTTCATAACTGAGAttgttctgaaatgttttagaAAGTTAGCAttgaaacactgtttaaaaagaaacatgacCGTTTATTGAAGAGAGATGGGTTGTGGCTGAAGAGAACCTGAGTCTGTTACCGGGCTGGAGCAGGTGGATGGTGGGTGCAGGAGCTGGTTGACTGGAGAGCGCCGGAGAGCTATGGGTGCTGCGctgagaaccagcagcacagcagagagagagtcCTTAGGACGCAGGGGCTGCAGTAGATCCAGCAGCGCAGCACAGAGAGTTCTTGGAGGCGCAGACATAGGAGCCTCTGTCAGGCAAACGTAGGAAAATATCTTACCAGCAGACATGGGAACATCTCTGACTGGCAGATGAGGGATAGTTGAAGCTCTGACAGACATACGTGAGAAAATCTCTGCTTGACATGCGTGGGAAGCTTGACGCCAATCCGGCGGGGAAGAACagactgaggagggtttatatAGGTGAGTTCACAGGTGGAAACAGTCCAGGATGATTATTAGCAGACAGGTGCAGGTGATTTGGCAAAGTGGAGTCAGAGCTGGGcgggaggaggaaggtgctggAAAGTTCCTGACAGGCAGGCCAAAACTGCACCATGAcagtatgcatcacaaaaaaaatttgttgctgctaataggtgttgagtttttgtgccccacttaacttgtCGTGCCAGAGATGTCACTGCATGAGAATATATTAATAGTATCACATTGTTTATAATTCTTCTCACATTATCTAATGTTGATTTTTGTAACTTCGTGctgtagttttacacatttctttgcaaccggtcaaaaaaaaaaacctaataagGTCATGTTGCTGTAATGCAACATGACTTGGACCTAATAAGGTCCAAGTCATGTTGCATTACTGTTGCAACATGGCTGGCAACTATAAGTATGCTTGTGCTCAGAAGCTAGGAATTACCGAGGTGATATTTGTCACTGAACGTTTGAGAATCACATGCTTAGTTTAGAAAAACAATCATATATGTATTGCCTGAAGCATTTCCCAGTTGTCCTCTTTAACAACCCCAGGCTCTGTGGCGTGACGAGGTGTTTGTGACGTCCAAGCTTTGGAACACCAAGCATGACCCAGAGGATGTTGAGGAGGCATGCAGGACCTGCCTGGCCCATCTTGGTCTCTCCTACCTGGATCTTTACCTCATGCACTGGCCCATGGCCTTTAAGTGAGTGGttctctttgtaaaaaaaaccctgagagGCGAAACCCATAAATCCCTGTGCTGAAACAGAATGTGGGTGTTTCAGGCGGGGGAAGGAGCTAATGCCTCGGAGAGACGATGGCAGTATTTGTTACTCCGACACACACTACAGAGATACGTGGAAGGCCATGGAGAACCTCGTAGATAAAGGTCTCGTTAAGGCCATAGGCCTGTCCAACTTCAACGCGAGGCAGATTGACGACGTCCTCAGCATTGCCCGACACAAACCTGTGGTGAACCAGGTACGGCTATCCAAACAACATTTAGCAAACTACAAATCCAGAACCGACCCAAGCCAAGCAAGCTGATCTGTTACTTAGGGCAAAAAGGTCAGTGGGAGCCCAGAGAGACCCTGATATTTCTGGCAGAATACAAGTCTCAAAACTTTACGTTTTGTACTTGATTTGATCAGGAATTACTCAACAGAgtactttaaactttaaatgttaatgaaaagtaaatgtaaaagtaatttaaaacacctttaatatgaaaattgcaattttgctttaaaaattacaaagtaaaacatttctaaTTCGACAATTGTGTTGATTTGACAACAGTCATCGTCTAGTGTTGCTGATTTAACTCATTTTCTGCAGTCTGTGTCTGTTCTGCAGTCACATTTAATTTCATGCACATCACTGTATACTGCTGAACTGACTAACATAAGGCTAAAGCAAAACATTCCAGCGATGTAGACAATGTAATTGTTGGCTCGTTGATAAACCATGAAACTGGAAGTgttacatgcaaaacacaaacataccTGGGCAATTTAAAAGATATATCATTTATACTTTGCTGGGAAatgcactttgtattgtcttgtactgaattgtgctatataaataaatttgccttgccttataaaATCTTTGACGGGCTCTCtacaaatcaaatatttttcatgAAAGGATCAAAGACTACATTTGATGATTGTCTCCTTTTTTCGATACAGGTGGAGTGCCACCCTTATCTATCTCAGGTAGACCTCCTGTCACACTGTCGGTAAGTTCAGTGCACTTTAAAGCAGAGTCTTCTTAGAGATCTGTGATTGCAACTTAAACCAAACTCTCACTTCTGTTCCAGGTCTTTGGCGGTTTGTGTGACAGCTTACAGTCCTCTGGGCAGCGGAGACAGACCCTGGGCTTCTCCTGATGAGCCCAGGCTGCTGGAAGATCCGAGACTCGGAGCAATCGCCGAGAGATACCAGAAATCCCCTGCTCAGGTGATACTCAGGTAAGCCAGGACACCTCGACGCATCGCTTGGCACGGCTACCCGTCCTCTGACGTTACTGTGGAACACGTGACGGCGTCATCTGACCCTGCAGGTGGCACATCCAGAGGGGCGTGGTGTGTATCCCCAAAAGTGTGACGGCCTCCAGGATCCAGGAGAATTTGAAGGTGTTCGATTTTTCCTTGGCACAAGACGACATGAAGCTGATCGACTCCTTTAACCGCAACACACGGTTTATTGTTCCAACAGTGGAGGTGATGCATTACTATTACATACAGTGTGTGTATATAGATAGAGACACACATTTTAagtcagatttctttttctcaCTACAGAAGGGTGGCAAGAAAGTGTGGAGAGATGCAGGACATCCTCATTTCCCCTTCCACGATCCATACTGAGCCTTCAACAATCACTTTAAAGATAGTGGACGAATACTCGATgtagaacaataaataaaaattaacttcAACCAGAATTGGTGCCATCTTTCTTCCCatactgcttttttttatttattttttagcaaaCTTTGctgaaaaacatgaataaaagtaAAGGTCAAGGCAAGAGTGACACAGTGTGGTCAAAGTCTGAACTGCCTCTTCTAAATCCCAGCAGCAGCTATTTAAGGGTTCCTGCATGACATTAcaaggtgcatctcaataactAAAAATCAAGAAGTTATTTCATCCAGACAATCAATTTGCAAAGTGAAACCCATCAAGAGCAAATTTAAACACCGTGATACTGATGTATTTCACAGGtcatttttggttaattttgatTGTGACTTGCAGCTAATGAAAACTTTGATTATAGATTAAACCATGGACATACTTTTTTTGCAGAACAGCATGCCCAGGTACTGCGCAGCATTGGTCGGTTCTCcctttgcatgaattactgcatcaaatTGGCGTAGCATGAAGACAACTAGCCAGTAGTTCTGCTGTGGCGTTCAGGGAGCCCAGGATGCATCGATGGCAGCCTTCAGCTTCTCTGCCTTGTTGccgtctcatcttcctctggacaACGCTCCATAGATTTTCTATGAACTTTAGTTAAAGGCCAATCACACACATTGGTggtcactgaaccagcttttgggCACTTTTAGTATTGTGGGCACGACTCTTCCACAAAACCTACCATGTGTCCGGCCCTCTGAACAGCCTTGTTTTGGCAAGGGTCTTTATAATCATTTAGTGACTTCCCCTCCAAGTCTTCCCCATGACTGAAGCCCAGAACGCTGCATTTAATGAATCTttgacaattaatcacattttgaattaaaggaacatttttgaTAACATTCTAACATCCTGAGAAGCAAGGTTAGTTGAGCACCGTTTCAGGCTGTAACACCGCAGCGAGAGCGCTTCAAGGAGCGTTACGGACGTAGGAAACGTAAAAcctgattaaaattatttaggACCTAAATCAAGACTTTCCAAAGACCGCGCGCAAAAACTAGTCATGTCGACTTATCGAAGTAggaggagtggtggcctagtagtTAATAGAGCAAAGCACTTgtgtcctggagaggctgcaaggttcaggggttcaaatcccacagatgGCTGATAATTATggaattttaattattaattttttttaagtgtacaTAAATTGCAATGAAATCTCCTGagttaaagtataaaaaaataaaataaatcatcaagaGACATTTGTAACTCCTCCATTTAGTGAGATTTTATTTGCAACAACATAACCTTGACAAATTTGTAATACATTATATGctactgtttatttaaaaaaaagaaaaaaagtcatcaGCAATGTTTGTCATTCAGAGTCTAGCAGAAACCCCCTGCACTATAGCCattcctgtattttttttttgtgatatacCAACAATGAAGCCACTGAAAAAACGCCAACCCCGCCCTCTCTGACCCTTGTTTGAAGTCACTCACCTTCCATTTTCATCATCCCAGTCCCCTACCCACATCAAAGTCAGGGCAAACCAAGTGGCTACATGCTTTCTCCATGGGAAATTAtacaaaataaagaagaaaaaaaaaagaaaaaaaaagaaagaaaaaaaagggaacacaTGAAAGAAGCACAAAGTCCTAAAAATGTGGAATCTGGTGAGAATTTGTACAGGTGTGATCCCAGGACCGACCACTATGGGGCAGTGTGACTCTATCCGTAAAGATCATCGTCATTATCTTCGTTGAACACTGGACCGCTACCAGTTCCACCTGAGCCGTGACTTGGACCGCTGCCACCTGCAGCACTGGAGGGAAACCTGGGAAaagcaaaggaaaaataaagaaataaaaaaataaaaaaatcatttccAGGATCTGAcctttttaaatattagtcaGACACTCATAATAAAACTGATCTTGAAACAAGCTTCTTTGTAAGGACAGCCATGGTTTCCAAACATGCTAATTTTTATCACCAGCAATACAATAAGACAGAACCCCACAGGAAGCTTAAATAAACagttaatgaactaaaaatatcAGAGAGTGTACCTGAAGCTGCCGAAGCCTCGGCTTTGCTGCAGTGTCTGAGCAAACATCTCGTATTTGCGGATGTCGTTGTCGCTGACGGAGCGACGGGCGAATCGCATCGCTTCTTCAAAGTGGTCCTTCCTGATCTCTGGCACAGGAtcgtcctcctccacctcctgcagGGACAAAGACGGACGACATCATGAAGGGTTCGGGGGCCGCAGCGGGCGGACGCTCATGGCAGACAGAGCTCTGACCATAGCCGACGGGTTGGTctgcctctccctctccctgcGGATCTCGTTCTCGATGCTCTCTCGGATGGCGAGCTTGCAGGCCCGCTGACAGATCTCCGTGAGATCAGCTCCGGAGAAGCCGTTGGTCATCTTAGCCAGGAAGTCCAAGTCCACGTCCTGTGGGAGAAAACCCAAGAGATCGTTTATGATGTCGTCTCAGGTTTGACTATATGCATCTGTTCTTAATTTCCCCCAACAGTCCCTCGCTTAGAAAAGTTAGTTACTGATGAGGGATCTACTAAATCATTTCAACTCAAACGTGTCGGTGTACGGACCAGGCACAAAGCGGAGTAGCACAGTCACCTTGCTGATGGGACTCTTGCGCAGGTTGGCCTTCAGGATGCTGATCCTGCTCTTCTCGTCGGGCAGGGGGATGTAGATGAGCTGATCCAGACGGCCGGGTCTCAGGATGGCCGGGTCGATGATGTCCGGTCTGTTTGTGGCTCCGATGATGAACACGTTCTTCTTGCTAGACATCCCGTCCATCTCGGTCAGGATCTGGTTGATGACGCGGTCGGCAGCTCCACCGCCGTCGCCAACGTTGCCGCCGCGGGCCTTGGCTATGGAGTCCAACTCGTCGAAGAAGAGCACGCACGGGGCAGCCTGACGGGCCTGAGAACGCGAGCGCAACGGTTTTAGAGAGCAACTCGCCCACAGGGCTGCTGAACATCGTTCCAGTCAGAGATTTGAATAAATTAACGTTGAGTGGTTAGCATCTGCATGTTCTACAAGTCAGAAAACCACCACTGTAtctccagtaaaaaaaaaaaaaaaataaaaataaaaacttcattGTTTAATAGCTTCTATTCATTTTGTGTCTTCAGagacttcttttgtttcattgtgagGCATCTTTAAGAAAATAAGTAAATCCTTGGGAATCACTGATCTAAAATAGTATTGTCCAACTTGTCTCAAGTTAAAtccagtataaaaaaataataaaaaacaaacagatctaAGGCGTAAATATTGTCAAAGCTgtcaaatgtctgttttttaatttaatgtttatcagCGGGGTTCCTTCATCCACCtctaagacaaaataaagttttcagaCTTTATTTCCTACAAACAAATGGATCAATACGTTTGACAAAAAATCCAATACAGATCTTCACTATAGTCTCGTGCCTTGCAAGCTTCAAAATGAAGGCATACCTTACAAATGACGATGTGGATTGATGCTGTCATTTTGCATCGATAAAAATGGATTGTTAATCGTTTTATTAATATAGtgctaaccccccccccctctccaaaCATCGATACGAGATCCACTTTTTTCTAGGGCTTAATTTTCATATATCTTAGACATACATCTTTTTTATATACACAGTTCTTTTTGAGTTTATTTCCCCCAGTGTATTGTAGCCACTAAGCGTTGCTTGCTTATTTGAAATGCTTCGATATTTGAGAGCGACATTAAAATTCCCGCCTGGGAGAAAACCTCATGGTAACCCCCTTTACAGGATGATTCCTTTGAGATTTAAATGGgttgaatagaaaaaaacaaaacaaaaaaaacaaaaaaaacatgacttacCTTGTCAAAGATCTCTCTGACGTTAGCCTCAGACTCTCCAAACCACATGGTGAGCAGCTCTGGTCCTTTGATGGAGATGAAGTTTGCCTGGCACTCGTTGGCAATGGCTTTGGCCAGCAGAGTCTTACCACAACCAGGGGGACCATAGAAAAGCACCCCCTTGGACGGGGTCATGCCAAACTTCAGGAACTTGTCTGGATGCTCTACAGGGTACTGAATAAAGCACAGGGTACCACGGTTACAATCAGGGAATATATTCCAGCTCTACAACCAGTAAAGAATCCTTTTCCAGCACATTCTCGCTCATACCTGCAccagctcctgcagctcccTCTTCACATCTTCCAGACCTCCAATATCCTCCCAAGTGATGTTGGGAACCTCGACAACCGTCTCCCTCAGAGCGGACGGGTTGCTCTGGCTCAGAGCCCACTGCAACACGGAGTCGACCGAGTTAGTATTGACAGAGACGGCCATTACTGGCCAAGTGATACATCTAAACCCCATTTGACAAGATCACGTTACAGGTTTACCTTGAAGTCGTCCATGGTAACGGCCAGAGAGTTCATGACTTCAGCATCGATAGTCTCGTCCTCAAGGTCGATCAGGTCCATCTTCTTCCTAATGGCCTGCAGAGCCGCCTCGGAGCACAGAGCCGCCAGATCTGCACCGACGTGGCCGTGGGTCTCGTTGGCGACCTGCAGAACAAAAGAAGCAGTGAGGGCTGGTGGTTCAAAATGTGGCCACGGTCAAGGTCGCCTTTAAAGCAACAACCGACGCtaaaagcaaaaatgtgtttgaaataTGGAGCCATCCCAACGATCGTATGGGATTTGATGCGTCACGTTTATCTTTCTGACACATTTCTGTGTCTTTATGGAGCAGAAGAATGGTTGAAattattactaaaataaaaaaaataaaaaaccatCTGCAATATTTTCTGATGCATCTCATTAGTTATTAAAATGACAGTTTCCACCGAAGTATAAACAGAATTATGAACATTATCAAAAACTTGAATACGTTAGATTTGTCCATTTTGTTCTTCCTTAAGAACAAAATGGAcatgtatattatgctattgtaaatatttgtaaaactctactcatagtaatatccacctgtatattatattcggtacatatccagctgtaaatttagttcacaatactagttatccatatattatattcataggacaaaatgatcagtaaaattctgtttataatagtatccatctctatatttattcagtaaaaacccatgtcctgtacttatggaaccattgtttatcctgcacttgctgctattgcacttctggttagacctaaactgcatttcgttgccttgtacctgtacctgtttaatgacaataaagttgaatctaaaaatatttaagtATAAAAACTTACCGTCTGCTGCAGACTACCTGAGATAAACGTTATGGGACAGGAGATCGTTTAGAAAAGAAGTTTGGATGTAAAGAAAAGTGCCATGCtaattctgctgttttttttatttattacaccTTGTTAGCCTTAACACCTGACGGAGGAAATGACCCGCACAAACCTGCTCCAGATCAACATCGTCAGCCAGTTTCATGTTCTTGGTGTGAATCTGCAGAATCTCCAACCTGC of the Fundulus heteroclitus isolate FHET01 chromosome 12, MU-UCD_Fhet_4.1, whole genome shotgun sequence genome contains:
- the akr1a1a gene encoding aldo-keto reductase family 1 member A1-A — encoded protein: MSTFVTLSSGQRMPMVGLGTWKSAPGQVKQAVLAALDCGYRHIDCAAAYGNEQEVGEALALWVGPGKALWRDEVFVTSKLWNTKHDPEDVEEACRTCLAHLGLSYLDLYLMHWPMAFKRGKELMPRRDDGSICYSDTHYRDTWKAMENLVDKGLVKAIGLSNFNARQIDDVLSIARHKPVVNQVECHPYLSQVDLLSHCRSLAVCVTAYSPLGSGDRPWASPDEPRLLEDPRLGAIAERYQKSPAQVILRWHIQRGVVCIPKSVTASRIQENLKVFDFSLAQDDMKLIDSFNRNTRFIVPTVEKGGKKVWRDAGHPHFPFHDPY
- the LOC105926958 gene encoding transitional endoplasmic reticulum ATPase; the protein is MASGGETKNDDLQTAILKQKSRPNRLIVDESINEDNSVVSLSQAKMDELQLFRGDTVLMKGKKRRETVCIVLSDDTCSDEKVRMNRVVRNNLRVRLGDVISIQPCPDVKYGKRIHVLPIDDTVEGITGNLFEVYLKPYFLEAYRPIRKGDIFLVRGGMRAVEFKVVETDPSPYCIVAPDTVIHCEGEPIRREDEEESLNEVGYDDIGGVRKQLAQIKEMVELPLRHPALFKAIGVKPPRGILLYGPPGTGKTLIARAVANETGAFFFLINGPEIMSKLAGESESNLRKAFEEAEKNAPAIIFIDELDAIAPKREKTHGEVERRIVSQLLTLMDGLKQRAHVIVMAATNRPNSIDPALRRFGRFDREVDIGIPDATGRLEILQIHTKNMKLADDVDLEQVANETHGHVGADLAALCSEAALQAIRKKMDLIDLEDETIDAEVMNSLAVTMDDFKWALSQSNPSALRETVVEVPNITWEDIGGLEDVKRELQELVQYPVEHPDKFLKFGMTPSKGVLFYGPPGCGKTLLAKAIANECQANFISIKGPELLTMWFGESEANVREIFDKARQAAPCVLFFDELDSIAKARGGNVGDGGGAADRVINQILTEMDGMSSKKNVFIIGATNRPDIIDPAILRPGRLDQLIYIPLPDEKSRISILKANLRKSPISKDVDLDFLAKMTNGFSGADLTEICQRACKLAIRESIENEIRRERERQTNPSAMEVEEDDPVPEIRKDHFEEAMRFARRSVSDNDIRKYEMFAQTLQQSRGFGSFRFPSSAAGGSGPSHGSGGTGSGPVFNEDNDDDLYG